A genomic region of Catalinimonas niigatensis contains the following coding sequences:
- a CDS encoding acyloxyacyl hydrolase → MLRALSIFMLDNVICSGKLLISYKKQLILLTLCIVDPLYATAQNEQSSSTLLGLKTHYGFIIPHSRELATIADSYPWGLQLDWSKLSLTQKAWNQCNCYSKVGLSFTYFNFGNPALLGNAYNLILYGEPYLTFQKDLFFTFRTGIGATYLDQVYDEVTNPQNTFFSSPISFIVFLNFAINYKISPEWYLNLTIHYNHISNGGIKQPNKGMNFPTIGLGLDYKINPLPLKKWDKVEVRKGAIQGYGRLFATRKTATATDEFTEEKRWLLGIAGGAKIMIANFNALSTGVEFFRDNSLSVEARRREIDEDPHVLGWSVGHHFIFGKFNFNQQMIYYVYKPSSLISQKFYQRYELAYQLNEFLVAGISLKAHAQVADNFDLRLGVIF, encoded by the coding sequence ATGCTCCGAGCACTATCAATTTTTATGTTAGACAACGTGATATGCTCAGGAAAGCTCCTCATATCCTATAAAAAACAGCTCATTCTACTCACGCTATGCATAGTTGATCCCTTGTATGCTACTGCTCAAAATGAACAAAGCTCTTCCACTCTTTTGGGACTCAAGACACATTACGGCTTTATTATTCCACATTCAAGAGAACTTGCTACAATAGCTGATTCCTATCCCTGGGGATTGCAGTTAGACTGGAGCAAATTGAGCCTTACACAAAAGGCATGGAACCAATGCAACTGTTACTCAAAGGTTGGCTTATCCTTTACTTATTTTAACTTTGGCAATCCTGCTTTACTGGGCAATGCTTACAACCTTATCTTGTATGGAGAACCTTATTTAACTTTTCAAAAGGATCTTTTTTTTACTTTTCGTACTGGAATTGGGGCAACGTATCTGGATCAGGTCTATGATGAAGTGACGAATCCCCAAAATACCTTCTTTAGTTCTCCGATAAGCTTTATCGTATTCTTGAATTTTGCTATTAATTATAAAATCTCTCCAGAGTGGTATTTAAACTTAACTATACATTATAATCACATCTCTAACGGTGGTATCAAACAACCTAATAAAGGGATGAATTTTCCTACGATAGGTTTGGGCCTGGATTACAAAATAAACCCTTTGCCTTTAAAAAAATGGGATAAAGTTGAAGTTAGAAAAGGCGCAATTCAAGGATATGGACGATTGTTTGCTACACGGAAAACAGCGACAGCAACTGATGAATTTACCGAAGAAAAGAGATGGCTTTTAGGGATTGCAGGAGGGGCAAAAATCATGATTGCAAATTTTAATGCTTTAAGTACTGGGGTTGAATTTTTCAGGGATAACTCACTTTCTGTGGAAGCCCGGAGGAGAGAAATTGACGAAGATCCACATGTATTGGGCTGGTCAGTTGGTCATCATTTCATTTTTGGTAAATTCAATTTTAACCAACAAATGATTTATTATGTGTATAAACCAAGTTCGCTTATTAGTCAAAAGTTTTATCAAAGGTATGAATTGGCTTATCAGTTGAATGAATTCTTGGTAGCAGGTATTTCATTGAAAGCACATGCTCAGGTAGCTGACAATTTTGACTTAAGATTAGGTGTGATTTTTTAG
- a CDS encoding alpha-amylase family protein — translation MSTQSDIKADSERGKSNISRRDFLQYSAVLAAVTVQLPLTNHEGSIQHNDQTSFWYQQPLRILQTVLRETDAKSYDANAVVSYMQQAGCNTLVVNAGGIVDFFQNPLPGANINPLMGDRDILKEITTACQEAGIRVIGRVDFRGVEKKIYQQFPEWFSMGADQKPVQLDYTRPRLYASCYTGYHRNEHAEKFIAYLMQNYVLDGIWHNSIGVGGICHCKHCQSSFEADTGLKVPDHQSATEAQLDQYMKWKSQVADQHMERMKRTVKSFGENKVYTAEVFSMFESGGRIHSGIDLYNARDHFDFLVSVAFLTENSEHIRYEDLNYANTIVKFLKSMAPEKEAIILYGGNGTAHRYVMDPPIDLQVWLWQALAAGGRFWNCNFTGMHPDATHDRRNAYNNTEAYHFVQTHAELLAQQVPVANVGIYYSRSTRLFYRDQPEEGDRFDAAIKGVESVLMENHILHDFIADDQLSRVRLQKYKLVILPNVRCLSDTEIEILINYVQEGGRLMATYATSLYDNDGIERTDFGLAEVFGCHYTGEKVNTRKDNYQYILQPEHPIVAEDSKKTELLINAGYTLLTSASQTPKVICTHVPTVHNQPPEKAWVGEWSTEHPTVVENSFGKGKVLYFANQPDQITYEIGHPDARNLLYRSVKYLAGDAIPIESTAPESVHIGLTKSIKEPDHYILSFVNTTSAPVRPIRSLLPVRDISVKLRLDGKTLASHQVLRAQGDCQINSDGRVLTINISKLEDLCALYLQMQS, via the coding sequence ATGTCTACTCAATCTGATATAAAAGCCGATTCCGAAAGGGGTAAATCTAACATTTCACGGAGAGATTTCTTGCAGTACAGTGCTGTTCTTGCGGCAGTTACAGTACAACTACCTCTGACTAATCATGAAGGGAGTATTCAGCATAATGATCAAACCTCCTTCTGGTACCAGCAGCCTTTACGAATTCTGCAAACCGTGCTGAGGGAAACAGACGCTAAAAGTTATGATGCTAATGCGGTAGTATCATATATGCAGCAAGCCGGATGTAATACTTTGGTGGTCAATGCGGGTGGTATTGTAGATTTTTTTCAGAACCCTCTGCCTGGTGCCAATATCAATCCTTTGATGGGCGATAGAGATATACTGAAAGAAATTACAACGGCCTGTCAGGAAGCAGGCATCAGAGTGATAGGCAGGGTAGATTTCCGAGGAGTAGAAAAAAAGATTTACCAGCAATTTCCTGAATGGTTTAGTATGGGAGCTGATCAAAAGCCTGTACAACTTGACTATACCAGACCCAGGTTATATGCTTCCTGCTATACCGGCTATCACCGAAATGAGCATGCTGAAAAATTCATTGCTTATTTAATGCAAAACTATGTCTTGGACGGCATCTGGCACAACAGTATAGGTGTAGGTGGCATCTGTCATTGTAAACACTGTCAATCAAGTTTTGAAGCAGATACAGGATTAAAAGTACCTGATCATCAGTCCGCTACCGAAGCTCAACTAGACCAGTACATGAAGTGGAAATCACAGGTAGCGGATCAGCATATGGAGCGAATGAAGAGAACTGTCAAGTCTTTTGGTGAAAATAAAGTATATACTGCTGAGGTATTCAGCATGTTTGAATCAGGGGGACGTATCCACTCCGGCATTGATTTGTACAATGCCCGCGATCATTTTGATTTTCTGGTGAGTGTAGCTTTTCTGACAGAAAATAGTGAGCATATTCGATATGAGGATCTAAATTATGCCAATACTATTGTCAAATTTCTCAAATCTATGGCTCCGGAGAAAGAAGCTATTATTTTATATGGAGGCAATGGCACCGCTCACCGATATGTCATGGACCCACCAATTGACTTACAAGTTTGGCTGTGGCAAGCACTCGCAGCAGGAGGCAGGTTTTGGAATTGTAATTTTACCGGTATGCATCCTGATGCTACCCATGACCGCCGAAATGCTTATAACAATACCGAAGCTTATCATTTTGTTCAGACACATGCGGAACTGCTGGCACAACAGGTACCGGTTGCCAATGTGGGTATTTACTATTCCCGTTCTACGCGCTTGTTTTACCGCGACCAGCCAGAAGAAGGAGATCGCTTTGATGCTGCGATCAAAGGTGTGGAAAGTGTGCTGATGGAAAACCACATACTCCATGATTTTATAGCAGATGATCAGCTTAGTAGAGTAAGACTACAGAAATATAAACTTGTCATTCTCCCTAATGTACGTTGTCTTTCTGATACGGAAATAGAGATTTTGATTAACTATGTGCAGGAAGGAGGAAGATTAATGGCCACCTATGCCACAAGTTTGTACGATAATGACGGAATTGAGAGAACTGATTTTGGTTTGGCTGAAGTATTTGGTTGTCATTACACTGGTGAAAAAGTAAATACACGTAAAGATAATTATCAATATATTCTTCAGCCTGAGCATCCTATTGTAGCAGAGGACAGTAAAAAAACAGAGCTGCTCATCAACGCAGGCTATACTTTACTAACGAGCGCCTCTCAAACCCCCAAAGTCATTTGTACCCATGTGCCTACTGTTCATAATCAACCGCCGGAGAAAGCCTGGGTAGGAGAGTGGTCAACGGAACATCCTACAGTCGTAGAAAACTCTTTTGGCAAAGGAAAGGTACTGTATTTTGCCAACCAACCGGATCAGATTACTTATGAAATAGGACATCCTGATGCAAGAAATCTGTTGTATAGAAGTGTGAAGTATTTGGCAGGAGACGCTATACCTATAGAAAGTACTGCACCCGAAAGTGTACATATTGGCTTGACAAAATCCATCAAAGAACCAGATCATTATATTTTATCGTTTGTCAACACTACCTCAGCACCGGTCCGACCGATTCGTAGTTTATTACCAGTAAGAGATATTTCAGTAAAACTGCGTTTGGACGGAAAGACTCTGGCTTCGCATCAGGTTTTGCGTGCGCAAGGTGATTGTCAGATCAATTCTGATGGGAGAGTCCTCACCATCAATATTAGCAAATTAGAAGATTTATGTGCTCTCTATTTGCAGATGCAATCATGA
- a CDS encoding nucleoside hydrolase, with protein sequence MKLMKFPSLFTLFFLLQMTTAFSQNYPQLPEDVRLQRLLPPQGKIRVVLDTDTYNEIDDQFAVVYALLSPEQLQIDAIYAAPYLNNRSSSPEDGMEKSYEEILRLLDKLGKSPDGLVYRGSDTFLQSYDQPIESEAARDLIKRAMGATEPLYVLAVGAPTNVASAILMEPEIINKIVVIWLGGKGLNWRHASEFNLQQDIHSSKVLFDSGVPLIQLPTEPVTSHLLTSVPEIETYLQGQGPIGDYLVEIFKDYHKDHFAWSKVIWDISAVAYAINPSWFSTELMHTPILTDQQTYSVDNTRPFYRVATHLNRDQIFEDMFRKIQQQNRQESEGK encoded by the coding sequence ATGAAATTGATGAAATTTCCTTCGCTTTTCACATTATTTTTTCTCCTGCAAATGACAACTGCTTTTTCTCAGAATTACCCTCAGTTACCCGAAGATGTGCGTTTACAACGCTTGCTACCACCGCAGGGAAAAATCCGCGTAGTACTGGATACCGATACATATAATGAAATAGATGATCAGTTCGCTGTAGTGTATGCATTGCTTTCACCTGAACAATTGCAGATAGATGCCATTTACGCTGCACCTTACCTGAATAATCGTTCTAGCAGTCCGGAGGATGGTATGGAGAAGAGTTATGAAGAAATTCTTCGCCTGCTGGACAAATTGGGAAAGTCTCCGGACGGACTGGTATACCGTGGCTCCGATACTTTTCTGCAAAGTTATGACCAACCTATAGAAAGCGAAGCTGCCCGCGACTTGATCAAAAGAGCAATGGGGGCTACCGAACCACTCTATGTGCTGGCAGTTGGTGCGCCTACCAACGTGGCTTCTGCTATCCTGATGGAACCCGAAATTATCAATAAAATTGTAGTGATATGGCTGGGTGGTAAAGGGCTTAACTGGCGCCATGCCAGCGAGTTTAACTTGCAGCAGGATATACACTCCTCCAAAGTGCTCTTTGATTCTGGAGTGCCGTTGATTCAATTGCCTACAGAACCAGTAACATCCCATCTCTTAACCAGTGTACCTGAAATAGAAACCTACCTACAGGGACAGGGCCCTATCGGCGATTATTTGGTTGAGATTTTCAAGGACTATCATAAAGATCACTTTGCGTGGTCAAAGGTGATCTGGGACATTTCAGCAGTAGCTTATGCCATTAACCCGAGTTGGTTTTCTACTGAATTAATGCATACACCAATTCTTACTGATCAGCAAACCTACAGTGTAGACAATACCCGCCCTTTTTATCGGGTTGCGACCCACTTGAATCGGGATCAGATCTTTGAGGACATGTTCAGAAAAATTCAGCAACAGAACAGACAGGAAAGCGAAGGGAAATAA